In Spinacia oleracea cultivar Varoflay chromosome 5, BTI_SOV_V1, whole genome shotgun sequence, a single window of DNA contains:
- the LOC110802904 gene encoding uncharacterized protein, with amino-acid sequence MDFFYGKSAYLEGIKLRKEASSAGDKRKDNPVQNHQRFDKKPKFAKNFNGGYHSNGNQPNGNCFEGKKNGNGGQAQRYHYCKNRPNNHPRKDCNGELVECNKCGKKGHWSYECYSNVKNTNGNGNNQTRPTNGGNGNHQYNSGNRNQQYKNSNGNKGYNSQQGQGFKTNGHGNGAKPNGNGNENGNAPGNLNVMNNQEAGASHDVVTGTFSINSTPVKVLFDSGASYSFISNSILEILDVGNPKSVSVPIAVPSGEIVNCEKCYDGVEICIAGAIFPSNLIEFQLGGLDVILGMDWLRKYQAKIDCQAQKVELKSPLGNDVSYQRIENKPGVRIISALRLKNYVQKGSPLYFCCVRRMEEEVVLLEDIPIVNEFIDVFPDEVPDMPPVRDFKFTIDLVPGT; translated from the coding sequence ATGGATTTCTTCTATGGAAAATCTGCCTATCTGGAGGGGATAAAACTAAGGAAAGAGGCAAGctctgctggggataagagGAAAGACAACCCTGTTCAAAACCATCAGCGTTTTGACAAGAAGCCCAAGTTCGCGAAGAATTTCAATGGTGGTTATCACAGCAATGGCAATCAGCCGAATGGGAATTGCTTTGAAGGGAAAAAGAATGGGAATGGTGGTCAAGCTCAACGGTACCACTACTGCAAAAACCGCCCTAATAATCACCCAAGGAAAGACTGTAATGGGGAATTAGTGGAGTGCAACAAGTGTGGAAAGAAAGGTCATTGGAGCTATGAATGTTATTCTAATGTTAAGAACACCAATGGTAATGGAAACAACCAAACTCGTCCAACCAATGGGGGAAATGGTAACCACCAGTACAATAGTGGAAACAGAAATCAGCAGTACAAGAACAGTAATGGGAACAAAGGTTATAATTCTCAGCAAGGCCAAGGATTCAAGACTAACGGGCATGGAAATGGAGCCAAGCCTAATGGTAACGGAAACGAAAATGGAAATGCACCGGGAAATCTCAATGTGATGAATAACCAAGAGGCTGGAGCGTCACATGATGTGGTGACGGGTACATTTTCTATTAACTCAACACCTGTTAAAGTTTTATTTGATTCAGGAGCTTCATATTCTTTCATTTCCAATTCTATTTTAGAAATCTTAGATGTAGGTAATCCGAAATCTGTGTCTGTCCCTATAGCTGTTCCTTCCGGGGAGATAGTAAATTGTGAAAAGTGTTATGATGGGGTAGAAATTTGTATTGCTGGTGCTATTTTTCCTTCAAATCTTATTGAATTTCAGTTGGGTGGTCTAGATGTTattttgggaatggattggttaCGGAAATATCAGGCAAAGATAGATTGCCAAGCACAAAAAGTTGAACTTAAAAGCCCATTAGGAAATGATGTTTCATACCAGAGGATTGAGAATAAACCTGGGGTGAGAATCATTAGTGCCTTGAGACTAAAGAATTATGTCCAGAAAGGTTCGCCTCTATATTTTTGTTGTGTGAGACGAATGGAGGAAGAGGTAGTTTTACTAGAAGATATCCCAATAGTGAATGAGTTTATAGATGTTTTCCCTGATGAAGTTCCAGATATGCCACCTGTGAGAGATTTTAAGTTTACCATAGATCTAGTTCCAGGCACATGA